AGATTCCAATCTTCTGCTATTGGTGCTCTACAAGAATCCGTCGAAGCCTACCTTGTTTCCCTTTTCGAAGACACAAACTTGTGTGCCATCCACGCCAAGAGAGTCACCATCCAAAAGAAGGATATCCAATTGGCAAGAAGATTAAGAGGTGAAAGATCATGAGCGCGTTCCTACTAGCTTGTATGCCATTTGCTGGCAGTTGATACCATTTCCCCCTTTTCTACGTgttgcttcttcttccccACCCCTTTTTACGACTCGTGTCTTGGGACCTTATCCCTAAGTTGTATTTCTATCCCCCCTTTGTTTTAAAATGTATATCTTTTGTCTAGTTTCCAATAAATTATAAAATTGTACATTCATTGGACACCTCCCTTGGTTGTCAAAAAAATCCCCTAAGTTCGCGGTGTCTCTATTTTTGGTGAACGCCTTGAAAATGTACAAATAATACCACCTTGGAATTCATTACAGGTAAGCGAGACGCtaataacaacaactacaTTGTACATCCACAGACAACGCATATAcagatatatatatatatatagcCCTGCACAATGTATTTGACCCCGGAGAAAGAACTATACACTATCATCCAGCAATACTACTCGGGGAAGTTCCAAGATATTGCCTCTCTGGACTTGGATGTcgaatttgatttctcaaaCATCTTGTATGACATTGAGGCACACTTCTACAAGATCCGGTCCCTAATCGAGCTGGACGATCACACAAATGCAAGCAAGCTTCTCGCCCAATTGGAGGACAAGATCATCTCCAATACCCCAACAAACATAGACTCGAAAACTTCGGATCTACTAGTACTCGATATCAAGGTACTGAACTCattcattgaattcaagTCCAACGGCAAGGTCGACGCCGAGTTGCTCGATTCAGTCGACACAGAAATCCCATCTCTGGCCCTAGTCTACAAGTCTATCATCCAACCCGACGCAAACATCTCCATTGCCTCCCCagatttggatttggagGCCTTTGTGTTCACCTTATTCTCCAAAGATGCAGATAATATTGACCCAAAGACCATCTCACAATTCAAGAAACACTACTCAGATTCTCTTATACTAGACTTTGCTGTCTCTTGGTTGGGCCTCGCTAATACGACACTTGACAGCAATACCAACGACGCAGATTCGCCAATCAACCTGAAAAACTCctattatttctttgatgaattgacATCGAGTTCAAACACAGACTCGGCTAAAAACTTGATCAACTTGTTGGCTTGCCAGCTAAAGTTGGGAAACATCCCCGAATCCATTGAGTGTATCGAGAAATTGGATACTTTAAATGTCAATCCAAAATGGACTTACTCTCTCTTGATCAATAAGATTGcattgaattctttgaCTTCAAATTCACTCGAGCGTAATAGATTGattgaagagttgaagaacaagTTCCCAAACTCTCCCTATGTGCATGATTTGAACGAAAAGTCTGAATTATTCGATTCAATCGTCGAATCTTACAATTAATCACTATAACATAGGTAtttatatatgtatatatatagaatCAAATAACTACTAAATAAATTGTCAGGTCACTCACTTGACTAGATTAAACCTCTGGCTCTCCCGctccaattcttcatctggTACATCCTCTAACACAATCTTTTTAGGCTTGGCTTTAACTTGTGATTCGTCTAACTTAGGTATCTTGATTTCTAACATACCATTGATGAACCTAGCCTTGATCTGTGAATCGTCCACCCCTGGATACGAAGgtaatttgatgattctcTTGAAACTACCAAATCTTTGTTCACTGAGTtttaaaacaaaagaattggCCACTGCATCATCTTCACTGAGATATTTGTTCTTGATTTCACCGTGAACAACTAACTCATTGGTGGTTGGATGATAATCAATTTCCACAAACTCCTTACTAACTCCCGGTAATGACAACACTGCAATATATTTGGTCTTAAACTCGTACAAGTTCAATTCAGGAGAGAATGGCTTATCCTTAGATTCAAATTGTGGTGCTGAGACTTTTACATCTTCAATGATGCTTGGCTTGTTGCTGCTGCCATCAGTcttgttattttcattgcCTGTATTGGTCTTTTCGtcattcttcttttcctcgGCAGACTTGTGGACATTTAATACCGGTACAACTGGGGCAGATTTCTTCAAGGTAAATTGTGGCCTTGGAATTTCTGGGGCATTCATGTTGTAGAACGAACTAAAAGGTAACTTGTTTGAGTCAGACAAGAAATTGGCACCTTCACCGTCCTTTGACTCATCCCTGTTAACTTGTTCCTCATCGCCTTCATTAGGTTGGGTTAACTTTGTTAACAAATTGGCTAATGATTTCCTAGTTAATGGTGTCTCAGAGCGTAATTCCTCCTGATCTGGTTGttccttctcctccttttcCCTCTCTGCAATTGACTCTTCACTTGCTTCGGCTTCTGTATCTTCATGGGTATCATGCTCTCTACCACCCAATAGCAACCTAATCAAATCATTAGCATCCAGCTCCTTCCTCTTAGGTTTCTCAACTCGGTAAGGGCGCAAGTTGCCAAACCTATCCAGAACAAACATGGTAGGCTCATTGGATACTCTTGGGACATCACAACGTTCCAATCTATCTGACCTTTCTGGATGATAGACCGGCTTCTGTAGGGAAGTAACTGTAGGTTCCCGAATTTCAGCTACAGCGGGAAcaccaccatcatcatcgcCATCCCAATTGGTACCCGCTGCTAATGGACTTGTTCTCACATACGTTGTAACTGGGGCCTGTACACCGGCAAATGGCACTCTACCCCCATACCTGTCATCGAGTATCAAAGGTCTGGTATTCCTTAAACGTGTGCCAGGGCCTAAAGCATAGGGACCTGCATATGAATCTCTCAAAGGATTACCATATGATCCATCATCATATCTACCAAACCGATACGTATTACCGTCTTCATCCATGTAGATGCTGTTGGCATgatcaatatcatcatctcGGAAGTAGGCATTGTTGACCGCAcctctctctctttctctccgTGCAGCCTCTGCAGCTTCTGCAGCCCTTTGACGGAGTAAATACTCTTGCAAAAAAGGAtccattttctcttttcctGGTAAATATAATACTGAATTAGTCACAGTATAAGAATAACAATTAGGCATTGTAGCAAAATGGAGTTTGACCTAGTATAACCCCATATTTTTAAACTGCTGAGATATACTTGCTTTTTATACACGCGGGAAGGGCCTTCTAAAAATAATggatatttatttatttatcaGATGACACTGGTCCTTCTTCGAGAAActtcttgttgtttccaAAACGATTCACTCAATGTAGATAACGGTTATTCAACCAACATACCATCCATACACCAATTCACCAGCCTGATAGTATAACCTATTCAGTAGAATACCACAAGAAATCCCATTGGTAGTAAGGAGTCATGACCAATTCTAAATACGACATCCCCTATGCCATGACCCCAGTGAAGAATGGGAAGAAGGGGAAGGGTAAGAAATCGAAATATTCTGCCTATCTGGAAGACCAAGATTCATGGTATAACAGAATGTTATCACCAAATGCTAGAAAGCTATTGGCGTATATTCTat
The Pichia kudriavzevii chromosome 2, complete sequence DNA segment above includes these coding regions:
- a CDS encoding uncharacterized protein (PKUD0B12650; similar to Saccharomyces cerevisiae YIL076W (SEC28); ancestral locus Anc_7.278), with amino-acid sequence MYLTPEKELYTIIQQYYSGKFQDIASLDLDVEFDFSNILYDIEAHFYKIRSLIELDDHTNASKLLAQLEDKIISNTPTNIDSKTSDLLVLDIKVLNSFIEFKSNGKVDAELLDSVDTEIPSLALVYKSIIQPDANISIASPDLDLEAFVFTLFSKDADNIDPKTISQFKKHYSDSLILDFAVSWLGLANTTLDSNTNDADSPINLKNSYYFFDELTSSSNTDSAKNLINLLACQLKLGNIPESIECIEKLDTLNVNPKWTYSLLINKIALNSLTSNSLERNRLIEELKNKFPNSPYVHDLNEKSELFDSIVESYN
- a CDS encoding uncharacterized protein (PKUD0B12660; similar to Saccharomyces cerevisiae YDR171W (HSP42); ancestral locus Anc_8.369) encodes the protein MPNCYSYTVTNSVLYLPGKEKMDPFLQEYLLRQRAAEAAEAARRERERGAVNNAYFRDDDIDHANSIYMDEDGNTYRFGRYDDGSYGNPLRDSYAGPYALGPGTRLRNTRPLILDDRYGGRVPFAGVQAPVTTYVRTSPLAAGTNWDGDDDGGVPAVAEIREPTVTSLQKPVYHPERSDRLERCDVPRVSNEPTMFVLDRFGNLRPYRVEKPKRKELDANDLIRLLLGGREHDTHEDTEAEASEESIAEREKEEKEQPDQEELRSETPLTRKSLANLLTKLTQPNEGDEEQVNRDESKDGEGANFLSDSNKLPFSSFYNMNAPEIPRPQFTLKKSAPVVPVLNVHKSAEEKKNDEKTNTGNENNKTDGSSNKPSIIEDVKVSAPQFESKDKPFSPELNLYEFKTKYIAVLSLPGVSKEFVEIDYHPTTNELVVHGEIKNKYLSEDDAVANSFVLKLSEQRFGSFKRIIKLPSYPGVDDSQIKARFINGMLEIKIPKLDESQVKAKPKKIVLEDVPDEELERESQRFNLVK